A region from the Sphingobacteriales bacterium genome encodes:
- a CDS encoding alpha/beta fold hydrolase, with translation MEDIFLTDKYTAKSYPDIAFLHQKTLFARLMRASEGKDIVFFNRQNVQVDEWKLSEFTFVGTDMDKEWSGLTFSNTDRYFLLSRSCETLYRNAYSCDYVLGDGKGKLTDLGDGKQYFPLFSPDDKRIAFVKSNNLYYKDILRNKEVQITKDGEWNKIINGKSDWVYEEELGLTRAFEWNAQGDKIAYLKFDETHVRESSLPVYYDLKYPNLFTYKYPKVGEENAKVSVWWHDTKSSRNYKVPLSVSSEYIPRIYWNGTGNEIIVMLLNRQQDSLQLVTFDIKAKELGQLYLETDKAYVEIPDIVKFLSDNSFIISSEKDGFNHLYHYDKNGKLLRQLTKGDFEIMSVYGVDEKNKAIYFQSNQGNEIETAIYKMDYELLTVQRISNQDGINTARFSNDFTCFINEFSNVSTPPQVTLQQTDSGRNILLEDNEGLGASLKGIPRKEFIKIPVNNQLLNAWMIKPANPDTTRKYPLLMYVYGGPGDREVLNEWQKRRDLFYNFLAEQGYVVVCVENTGTGNKGAVFKKATFLHLGKLETADQAAAAKYLSLLPYIDKNRIGIVGWSYGAYIALNALLEANDVFKAAISIAPVTNWSIYDNIYTERYMRTPRENPLGYYENNPIISAGKLKGNLLLMHGMADDNVQVQHTIQMINALNEAHKTYQLYLYPDKDHGISGKEYRYDLYSKIFRFIQEKL, from the coding sequence TTGGAAGATATTTTTTTAACAGACAAATACACGGCAAAGTCGTATCCGGATATTGCTTTCCTGCATCAGAAAACCCTGTTTGCGCGATTAATGAGAGCATCCGAGGGAAAGGATATTGTTTTTTTTAATAGGCAAAATGTTCAGGTTGATGAATGGAAATTGTCTGAATTTACTTTTGTTGGAACAGATATGGACAAAGAGTGGTCCGGGTTGACATTCTCCAATACGGATAGATATTTTCTGCTGAGCAGGAGTTGTGAAACCTTATACAGGAATGCATATTCCTGTGATTATGTGCTAGGTGATGGGAAGGGAAAGCTGACAGACCTGGGTGATGGGAAGCAATATTTTCCGCTCTTTTCGCCGGATGATAAAAGAATTGCATTTGTAAAATCCAATAACCTTTATTACAAGGATATTTTACGCAATAAGGAAGTGCAAATCACTAAGGACGGTGAGTGGAATAAGATTATCAACGGGAAGTCGGACTGGGTGTATGAAGAAGAACTCGGACTTACAAGAGCTTTTGAATGGAATGCTCAGGGGGATAAGATTGCTTATCTGAAGTTTGATGAGACTCATGTAAGAGAATCTTCATTGCCGGTGTATTATGATTTAAAGTACCCGAATCTCTTTACCTACAAGTATCCGAAAGTAGGCGAAGAAAATGCAAAAGTGTCAGTATGGTGGCATGATACAAAATCGTCCAGAAATTATAAGGTTCCGTTGTCTGTCTCCAGTGAATATATACCCCGGATTTACTGGAATGGGACGGGCAATGAAATAATAGTCATGCTGCTGAACCGACAGCAGGATTCCTTGCAGTTAGTGACTTTTGATATTAAAGCAAAAGAACTCGGACAGCTTTATCTGGAGACGGATAAGGCATATGTCGAGATTCCGGATATCGTCAAATTTCTCTCTGATAATTCGTTTATCATCAGCTCCGAGAAAGATGGGTTTAATCATTTGTACCATTATGATAAGAATGGGAAATTACTGCGTCAGCTGACAAAGGGAGATTTTGAAATAATGAGCGTATACGGAGTGGATGAAAAGAATAAAGCAATTTATTTTCAGAGCAATCAGGGAAATGAAATCGAAACGGCGATTTATAAGATGGATTATGAACTATTGACAGTGCAACGGATAAGCAATCAGGATGGAATTAATACGGCACGTTTCTCTAACGATTTCACTTGCTTTATCAATGAATTTTCCAATGTTTCAACACCTCCGCAGGTGACTTTACAGCAAACAGATTCCGGAAGAAACATACTGCTTGAAGATAATGAAGGATTGGGTGCTTCGCTTAAAGGCATTCCCCGAAAGGAGTTCATAAAAATCCCTGTCAACAATCAACTGTTAAATGCCTGGATGATCAAGCCTGCAAATCCCGATACTACCAGGAAATATCCGCTGCTGATGTATGTGTATGGAGGGCCGGGAGACAGGGAAGTACTGAATGAATGGCAAAAACGGCGTGATTTATTTTATAATTTTCTGGCAGAACAGGGATATGTGGTGGTATGTGTCGAAAATACGGGAACAGGTAACAAAGGCGCGGTATTTAAAAAAGCCACATTTCTGCATTTGGGGAAACTGGAAACTGCGGATCAGGCAGCGGCGGCTAAATATCTTTCATTATTGCCATATATAGATAAAAACCGTATCGGTATAGTTGGATGGAGTTATGGCGCCTACATTGCGCTGAATGCTTTATTGGAAGCGAATGATGTGTTTAAGGCAGCTATTTCCATAGCCCCGGTCACGAATTGGAGTATTTACGATAATATTTATACGGAACGGTACATGCGGACTCCACGAGAAAACCCATTGGGATATTATGAAAACAATCCGATTATTTCTGCTGGTAAATTAAAGGGTAATTTATTGCTGATGCATGGCATGGCGGATGATAATGTGCAGGTACAGCATACGATTCAGATGATAAACGCCTTGAATGAAGCCCACAAGACCTATCAGCTGTACCTTTATCCGGATAAGGATCACGGCATATCCGGAAAGGAATACCGGTATGATCTGTATTCAAAGATTTTCCGCTTTATTCAGGAAAAGCTGTAA
- a CDS encoding VWA domain-containing protein: protein MLRFEHTEYFSLLLLLPLVTGIYFYVQWKTKIQLQQIGNIDLIRRLMPQRSDKKSLVKLLLLNMLILFLVLSLAQPQMGTKMEKVQRKGIDVMIALDVSKSMLSQDIAPSRLEKSKLLIQTLLHKLDGDRVGLVIFAGNAYLQMPLTVDYSSLLLYLRSITTNSVPTQGTIITEALRQSESAFKATDKKYKAVIVITDGEDHEENAIDMAEELASDGTRVFTVGVGTPGGGAIPVYDNNGRIIDNKKDENGQVIVSKMNANMLQALAKGGNGNYYVLDNTKIVGDLLSKDIAKMETKTINDKIFTDYVEQFQYFLVFTLLVLFADLFVTFRKEWLDFKK, encoded by the coding sequence ATGCTGCGATTTGAACATACCGAATATTTTTCCCTGCTGCTCCTGCTTCCGCTGGTCACAGGCATTTATTTTTATGTTCAATGGAAAACAAAGATACAATTGCAGCAAATAGGCAATATCGACCTGATCAGAAGACTGATGCCTCAACGGAGCGATAAGAAATCGCTCGTGAAACTGTTGCTGCTGAATATGCTGATTTTGTTTTTGGTGCTCTCTCTGGCACAGCCGCAGATGGGAACGAAGATGGAGAAAGTGCAGCGTAAGGGAATCGATGTGATGATTGCGCTGGATGTTTCGAAAAGCATGTTGTCGCAGGATATCGCTCCATCCCGTCTGGAGAAATCCAAATTGCTGATTCAAACGCTACTTCATAAACTGGACGGAGACAGGGTAGGTTTGGTCATCTTCGCCGGAAACGCCTATTTGCAGATGCCGCTGACGGTGGATTATTCCTCCCTGCTGTTGTATCTCCGCTCTATCACGACGAATTCCGTCCCGACACAGGGTACCATCATTACCGAAGCGCTTCGTCAGTCGGAAAGCGCGTTTAAGGCAACCGACAAAAAATATAAAGCGGTGATTGTCATTACGGACGGCGAAGACCATGAAGAAAACGCCATTGACATGGCGGAAGAACTTGCTTCTGACGGTACGAGAGTCTTCACTGTTGGTGTCGGAACGCCCGGCGGCGGCGCAATTCCGGTGTATGATAACAACGGAAGAATTATCGACAATAAGAAGGATGAGAATGGGCAGGTGATTGTTTCCAAAATGAATGCAAATATGCTGCAGGCACTGGCAAAAGGCGGTAACGGGAATTATTATGTGCTGGATAATACGAAGATAGTCGGCGATTTGCTGTCTAAGGATATCGCCAAAATGGAAACAAAAACCATAAACGATAAAATATTCACGGATTATGTGGAACAATTTCAGTATTTCCTGGTGTTTACATTATTGGTTTTATTCGCAGACTTATTCGTAACTTTCAGAAAGGAGTGGTTGGATTTTAAGAAGTGA
- a CDS encoding tetratricopeptide repeat protein encodes MKEKIEHIRAFIKKHKTLIIILTVIKVLLKIGVVLFFIAKANDAKGQSANKLLREGNKLYHKEKYNNATESYSKALQKAPKDVRANFNQGDALFKLNELDKAKELYQAAYSLSTNTDIKAKAHYNIGNAWYKQEKYEESVKAYKASLKLNPKDMDAKYNLMMAMAKLKNNNGGGGKNQQQDKKQQDKQDKNQQQKGGDKNQQQKNQQGQQPQDNPSPPQQQAQAPQMSSEEAQKLLDAIGSEESKVQQKLSKEKGKPQSGKVQKDW; translated from the coding sequence ATGAAAGAAAAGATTGAACATATCAGAGCATTCATAAAAAAACACAAAACGCTGATTATTATTTTAACGGTGATAAAAGTGCTGTTGAAGATTGGCGTTGTTTTATTTTTTATTGCAAAGGCGAATGATGCGAAAGGACAGTCTGCGAACAAACTGCTGAGAGAAGGAAATAAGCTGTATCATAAGGAAAAATACAACAATGCTACAGAGTCCTACAGTAAGGCATTGCAGAAAGCACCGAAAGATGTGCGTGCCAATTTCAACCAGGGTGATGCGCTCTTCAAATTAAATGAACTGGATAAGGCAAAAGAACTGTATCAGGCCGCTTACAGCCTGAGCACCAATACGGATATCAAGGCGAAAGCGCATTACAATATCGGCAACGCCTGGTACAAACAGGAAAAATATGAAGAAAGCGTAAAGGCTTACAAGGCTTCTCTAAAGCTGAATCCTAAGGACATGGATGCCAAATACAACCTGATGATGGCCATGGCAAAACTGAAAAATAACAACGGCGGTGGTGGCAAAAATCAGCAGCAGGATAAGAAACAACAGGATAAGCAGGACAAGAACCAGCAGCAAAAGGGAGGCGATAAGAACCAACAGCAAAAAAACCAGCAGGGACAGCAGCCACAGGACAACCCTTCTCCACCACAGCAGCAGGCACAGGCGCCGCAAATGAGCAGTGAGGAGGCACAAAAACTGCTGGATGCCATAGGCAGCGAAGAAAGTAAGGTACAGCAAAAATTATCAAAGGAAAAAGGCAAACCGCAAAGCGGAAAAGTACAGAAAGACTGGTGA
- a CDS encoding VWA domain-containing protein, with the protein MANLFPYTFAHPQYFWLLLALPFLVFWLYYKRDTFYPAFSIPQHGGVLTQAPSLKVSMLPLLPLLKILAFVFLVFALARPQSSLSEKEISTQGIDIVLSMDISGSMLARDFEPDRLEAAKKVAMKFIRDRPNDRIGLVVFSGESFTQCPITIDHQVLLNLFKDIHSGMVEDGTAIGMGLATAVARLKESKSKTKVIILMTDGVNNMGYIDPYTAIKIAKAFGVRVYTIGIGKNGNAPYPVKDQNGRTFYQSFPVQIDEPLLRKIAQETGGSYFRATGNSSLKNIYDNIDKLEKSKIKISNYHRKSERFHLFAFLALFCLLAEFVLSKTYLKTILT; encoded by the coding sequence ATGGCAAATTTATTTCCATACACATTTGCGCATCCACAATACTTCTGGTTATTGCTTGCGCTGCCTTTCTTAGTGTTTTGGTTATATTATAAAAGAGATACATTTTATCCCGCTTTCAGTATTCCACAGCATGGAGGCGTACTGACGCAGGCGCCTTCCCTGAAAGTGAGTATGCTGCCCCTGCTGCCGCTGCTGAAAATTCTGGCATTTGTATTCCTGGTATTCGCTCTGGCAAGGCCGCAGAGTTCGCTGTCGGAAAAAGAGATTTCCACGCAGGGAATCGATATTGTGTTGTCCATGGATATATCCGGGTCTATGCTTGCGCGCGATTTTGAGCCTGACCGCCTGGAAGCCGCCAAGAAAGTGGCGATGAAATTTATCAGGGACAGGCCAAATGACCGGATAGGATTGGTGGTCTTTTCCGGAGAGAGTTTTACGCAGTGTCCCATTACCATCGACCATCAGGTATTGCTGAATCTATTCAAAGACATCCACAGCGGCATGGTGGAGGACGGTACGGCCATAGGGATGGGATTGGCAACGGCTGTAGCGCGGTTGAAAGAGAGCAAGTCAAAAACAAAGGTCATTATTTTGATGACGGATGGTGTGAATAATATGGGGTATATCGATCCTTATACAGCTATCAAAATTGCCAAGGCTTTTGGTGTCCGCGTATATACTATCGGGATTGGTAAGAACGGAAATGCACCCTATCCGGTGAAAGACCAGAACGGCAGGACTTTCTACCAGAGTTTTCCGGTACAGATTGATGAACCACTGCTGAGAAAAATCGCGCAGGAAACGGGCGGAAGTTATTTCAGGGCAACGGGCAATTCATCCCTGAAGAACATTTATGACAATATCGACAAACTGGAAAAGTCAAAAATAAAAATCAGCAACTACCACCGGAAAAGTGAACGCTTTCACCTGTTTGCATTTCTGGCATTGTTTTGCCTCCTGGCGGAATTTGTATTAAGTAAAACGTATTTGAAAACCATTTTAACATAA
- a CDS encoding DUF58 domain-containing protein produces MEVTELLKKVRKIEIKTKGLTNHIFSGEYHSAFKGRGMSFSEVREYQYGDDIRNIDWNVTARFQHPFVKVFEEERELTIMLLIDVSKSSFIGTQNQLKNEIIAEIAGVLAFSAIQNNDKVGVLFFSDAIEMFIPPKKGKSHILRIIREILNFEPKSKKTNISLALESFNNMVKRKSIAFVLSDFIDENYADELRHIAKKHDVIGVKVYDQLDTELPKVGLLQIEDVETGETKWIDTTDSATQKTYRERAAFYDKNYDASFLKAGADKLKIKTEQSYVHILMNFFKKRA; encoded by the coding sequence ATGGAAGTTACAGAACTGCTCAAAAAAGTGCGAAAAATTGAAATCAAGACCAAGGGCCTGACGAATCATATATTTTCGGGTGAGTATCATTCTGCCTTCAAAGGACGGGGTATGTCCTTCTCTGAGGTCCGTGAATATCAGTACGGTGATGACATCCGGAATATTGACTGGAATGTCACTGCCCGCTTTCAGCATCCGTTTGTCAAAGTGTTTGAGGAAGAACGGGAGCTGACCATCATGCTGCTGATTGATGTCAGTAAATCTTCATTCATAGGTACACAGAATCAACTGAAAAATGAAATCATTGCGGAGATAGCGGGGGTACTCGCTTTTTCAGCCATTCAGAATAATGATAAGGTGGGTGTTTTGTTCTTCAGTGATGCCATCGAAATGTTCATTCCTCCTAAAAAAGGAAAATCCCACATTCTGCGAATTATCCGGGAGATACTCAACTTCGAGCCTAAGAGTAAGAAAACGAATATCTCTCTGGCATTGGAAAGTTTCAATAACATGGTCAAACGAAAGAGCATAGCTTTCGTATTGTCTGATTTTATTGATGAAAATTATGCGGATGAACTGCGTCATATCGCCAAAAAACACGACGTGATAGGAGTAAAGGTTTACGATCAGCTGGATACGGAACTGCCAAAGGTTGGTTTGCTGCAAATTGAAGACGTGGAGACCGGCGAAACGAAATGGATTGACACCACTGATTCCGCGACTCAGAAAACATACAGGGAACGCGCGGCATTCTACGACAAAAACTACGATGCCAGTTTTTTAAAGGCCGGTGCGGATAAACTGAAAATAAAAACCGAACAGTCCTATGTTCATATATTGATGAACTTCTTTAAGAAACGCGCTTAA
- a CDS encoding DUF3078 domain-containing protein, producing MKKILFSVVCILFLQTFTYAQVEKQIKGEAVSADEKKKLADTTDGWKFGGLGSLTFNQAGFVNWAPGGTNSFSFLFNFRFYADLKKENHLWQNWFAAEYGIQFVKGDADKVRKNADRWEIFSKYGYKLYKPLYIAVYTDLRSQFSNTYDYAQPKPRKPISRFAAPLIFEAAVGLDYVPNQYFSLFYSPLAAKVTFVGDNDIAAAGTYGNSFPSKLKKEFGTVLIATYKQNFWKQNISILSVFKAYKNYLKDKELVFDNTVDPATSSLVPETIGHYRRNIDIDWQTTIGLKVNKYLSASVFLQLVWDVDIPTPVSGTIAPVQYKPQAQFRDIIGVGLSYNPNFYKTKGVKAKSL from the coding sequence ATGAAAAAAATACTCTTTAGTGTGGTTTGTATCCTCTTTTTACAAACGTTCACCTACGCACAGGTAGAAAAGCAAATTAAAGGAGAAGCCGTATCCGCGGATGAGAAGAAGAAACTGGCAGACACCACTGACGGCTGGAAATTTGGCGGATTGGGAAGTCTGACATTCAATCAGGCGGGATTTGTGAATTGGGCCCCCGGCGGAACAAATTCCTTTTCTTTCTTATTTAATTTTCGTTTTTATGCCGATTTGAAGAAAGAAAACCATTTGTGGCAAAACTGGTTTGCAGCGGAGTATGGCATCCAATTTGTAAAAGGTGATGCGGATAAGGTCAGAAAAAACGCAGACCGCTGGGAAATCTTTTCCAAGTATGGCTATAAGTTGTACAAACCATTGTACATCGCCGTTTACACAGATTTACGCTCCCAGTTTTCGAATACGTATGATTATGCACAGCCTAAACCGAGAAAACCGATTTCCCGTTTTGCCGCTCCCTTGATTTTTGAGGCTGCTGTTGGTCTGGATTATGTCCCCAATCAGTATTTCTCCTTGTTTTATTCTCCCTTAGCGGCAAAAGTCACATTTGTCGGTGACAACGATATTGCGGCGGCAGGCACATATGGAAATTCATTCCCCTCTAAATTGAAGAAAGAATTTGGTACCGTTTTGATTGCTACATATAAACAGAATTTCTGGAAACAAAACATCTCGATTCTTTCTGTGTTTAAAGCCTATAAAAACTACCTGAAAGACAAAGAGCTGGTATTTGATAATACTGTCGATCCTGCCACATCTTCCCTTGTTCCTGAAACAATCGGACACTACAGACGCAATATTGATATTGACTGGCAAACGACAATAGGTCTGAAGGTCAATAAGTATTTATCCGCCAGTGTCTTTCTGCAATTGGTTTGGGATGTCGATATTCCAACACCTGTGAGTGGTACCATCGCACCGGTGCAATATAAACCACAGGCACAATTCAGGGATATTATTGGCGTAGGCTTATCCTATAATCCCAACTTTTATAAGACGAAAGGTGTTAAGGCGAAAAGCCTGTAA
- the gyrB gene encoding DNA topoisomerase (ATP-hydrolyzing) subunit B — protein MSEVLEEVKSSHYGADNITVLEGLEAVRKRPAMYIGDINTRGLHHLVYEVVDNSIDEALAGHCKNIFVTIHEDNSISVLDDGRGIPVDMHVKEGRSALEVVLTVLHAGGKFDKDSYKVSGGLHGVGVSCVNALSTQLIATVYRDGKEYQQEFGIGIPKYPVREVGPSGQRGTKIHFKPDATIFTTTEYNYDTLAARMRELAYLNRGISIAISDERNKDDNGVAFSENFFSQGGLREFVTFLDKTRQPLIPEVIYMEGTRDNVVVEVAFQYNDSYNENIHSYVNNINTIEGGTHVVGFRRALTRVFKNWATKNDLFKNLKTEISGEDFREGITCLVSVKVPEPSFEGQTKTKLGNSEVDGIVAGVVSEHLEYFLEEHPKEARTIVNKVILAATARMAAKKARELVQRKSVLGGSGLPGKLSDCSDKNPDACELYLVEGDSAGGTAKQGRNRAFQAILPLRGKILNVEKAMEHKIYENEEIKNIFTALGVSKGVEGDEKALNIAKLRYHKIVIMCDADVDGSHITTLILTFFFRHMKELIEHGYIYIASPPLYLVKKGNKEQYAWNDEQRIAAVKKIAGDGKEDSVHVQRYKGLGEMNAEQLWETTMNPETRTLKQVSIENAAEADHIFSMLMGDEVPPRREFIEAHAKYAKIDV, from the coding sequence TCGATAACTCAATTGATGAAGCTTTAGCGGGTCATTGTAAGAATATCTTTGTTACCATTCATGAAGATAATTCCATCTCCGTGCTGGATGACGGACGCGGTATCCCTGTCGATATGCACGTAAAAGAGGGACGTTCTGCACTGGAAGTTGTTCTGACCGTTCTGCATGCCGGAGGTAAATTCGATAAAGACTCGTACAAAGTTTCCGGCGGATTGCACGGAGTGGGCGTGTCGTGTGTGAATGCACTTTCTACGCAGTTGATCGCTACCGTTTATCGTGATGGAAAAGAATACCAGCAGGAATTCGGTATCGGTATTCCGAAATATCCGGTAAGAGAAGTAGGACCTTCCGGTCAGCGAGGTACCAAAATTCATTTTAAACCGGATGCAACTATCTTTACGACCACTGAATATAATTATGATACATTGGCTGCCCGTATGCGTGAGCTGGCTTATCTGAACCGCGGTATCAGCATTGCCATTTCGGATGAGAGGAATAAAGACGACAACGGTGTTGCTTTCTCCGAAAATTTCTTTTCACAGGGCGGGTTAAGGGAATTTGTCACCTTTCTGGATAAAACCCGTCAGCCGTTGATTCCGGAAGTGATTTACATGGAAGGCACGAGAGATAACGTAGTGGTGGAGGTAGCTTTTCAGTATAATGATTCCTACAATGAGAACATACATTCTTACGTCAATAATATCAATACCATTGAAGGTGGTACGCATGTAGTGGGATTCCGAAGAGCATTGACCAGGGTGTTTAAAAACTGGGCAACTAAAAATGATTTATTCAAAAACCTGAAAACGGAAATCAGCGGGGAAGACTTCAGGGAAGGAATTACCTGCCTGGTTTCGGTAAAGGTGCCGGAGCCATCTTTCGAAGGACAGACAAAAACAAAATTGGGTAACTCGGAGGTCGACGGTATCGTTGCTGGTGTGGTAAGCGAGCATCTGGAATATTTTCTGGAAGAACACCCGAAAGAGGCCAGAACGATTGTCAACAAAGTGATTTTGGCGGCAACAGCCCGTATGGCGGCTAAGAAAGCCAGAGAGTTGGTGCAGCGAAAAAGCGTGTTGGGTGGTTCCGGATTGCCGGGAAAACTATCCGACTGTTCCGACAAAAACCCGGATGCGTGTGAATTGTACCTGGTGGAGGGTGATTCAGCGGGCGGTACAGCTAAACAAGGCAGAAATCGTGCATTTCAGGCCATCCTGCCTTTGAGAGGTAAAATTCTCAATGTGGAAAAGGCGATGGAGCATAAGATATACGAGAACGAAGAGATAAAAAATATATTTACAGCACTGGGTGTCAGCAAAGGGGTGGAAGGCGATGAAAAAGCCTTGAACATTGCAAAATTACGCTATCACAAAATTGTCATCATGTGTGATGCCGACGTAGACGGCAGCCACATCACCACCCTTATTCTCACCTTCTTCTTCCGTCATATGAAAGAGCTGATTGAGCATGGGTATATTTACATTGCATCGCCTCCGTTGTATTTGGTAAAAAAAGGCAATAAAGAGCAATATGCGTGGAACGATGAGCAGCGTATTGCTGCCGTCAAAAAGATTGCCGGAGACGGAAAAGAAGACAGCGTCCATGTACAACGCTATAAAGGCTTGGGAGAAATGAACGCAGAGCAGTTGTGGGAAACGACCATGAATCCTGAAACACGGACATTAAAACAGGTATCGATAGAAAACGCGGCAGAAGCCGATCATATTTTCTCTATGCTGATGGGTGACGAAGTGCCTCCACGCAGGGAATTTATTGAGGCGCATGCCAAATATGCAAAGATTGACGTATAA
- a CDS encoding MoxR family ATPase, whose translation MESIDIKALNEQIQQDSAFLEILNLEIGKSIVGQKYMLERLMIALLSQGHILLEGVPGLAKTLAIKSLADAIDTRFSRIQFTPDLLPADILGTMVYNQAKGNFEVKKGPVFSNFILADEINRAPAKVQSALLQSMQERVVTLGDTTYKLEEPFLVMATQNPIEQEGTYNLPEAQVDRFMLKVKITYPEFEEERQIMRQNVCGLNPNIRPVISAETILKGRNTVRKVYMDEKIEKYILDIIFATREPAHYKIDNLKHLISYGGSPRASISLAMASKSYAFIKRRGYVIPEDVRAVAHDVLRHRIGITYEAEAENITQEHIIDTILNRVEVP comes from the coding sequence ATGGAATCTATTGACATAAAAGCTTTAAACGAGCAAATCCAACAAGACAGCGCTTTTCTGGAAATCCTGAATCTGGAAATCGGAAAATCCATCGTAGGGCAAAAATATATGCTCGAACGATTGATGATAGCACTCTTGTCTCAAGGCCATATTTTACTGGAAGGGGTTCCTGGATTGGCAAAAACCTTGGCCATCAAATCCTTGGCAGATGCAATAGATACCCGATTCAGCAGAATACAGTTTACACCTGATTTATTGCCGGCGGATATTCTGGGTACAATGGTCTATAATCAGGCGAAAGGGAATTTTGAAGTGAAGAAAGGCCCTGTCTTTTCCAATTTCATTTTAGCGGATGAGATTAACCGCGCCCCCGCAAAAGTGCAGAGTGCTTTATTGCAATCGATGCAGGAAAGAGTGGTGACGCTGGGTGATACGACGTATAAGCTCGAAGAACCGTTTCTGGTAATGGCCACGCAAAACCCGATTGAACAGGAAGGAACCTATAATTTACCGGAAGCGCAGGTGGACCGTTTCATGCTGAAAGTAAAAATCACCTATCCCGAGTTTGAAGAAGAACGGCAAATCATGCGTCAGAATGTGTGCGGACTGAATCCGAATATCCGGCCGGTGATTTCTGCAGAGACCATCCTGAAGGGACGCAATACCGTGCGCAAGGTATACATGGATGAAAAGATTGAAAAATATATTCTCGATATCATCTTCGCTACCCGTGAGCCGGCTCACTATAAAATCGACAACCTCAAACACCTGATCAGCTACGGCGGTTCGCCGCGTGCCAGCATCAGTCTGGCGATGGCAAGTAAATCCTACGCGTTCATCAAACGCAGAGGATATGTCATTCCGGAAGATGTTCGTGCAGTGGCACATGATGTATTGCGCCACAGGATCGGCATCACGTATGAGGCGGAAGCGGAAAACATCACCCAGGAGCATATCATCGATACCATCTTAAACAGAGTAGAAGTTCCTTAA